One segment of Aquimarina sp. BL5 DNA contains the following:
- a CDS encoding M14 family zinc carboxypeptidase, with amino-acid sequence MKKIFVTLFLLVSAFAISQTKLKYSKAKITYNTPENFQLLMDAGVPMDHGQHKRGIFIISDFSSIEIETARNLGFQVDIIIEDAEADFIKRNEIAKTQKAIQNLSCPSDNGTITNYPTPSNFSLGSMGGYLTYQEMLDNLDAMRAQYPTLISERVDIGTFVTNGTPDNSVSPSIGGNTIQWVRISDNPDVDENESEILYDAIHHAREPASLSQLIYYMWYLLENYNSDPDIKQIVDNTELYFVPVLNPDGYLYNQVTNPNGGGFWRKNRFNATGTNGGVDNNRNYDHYPDGTSATATWSGPGSSNNVNSETYHGTSAFSEIENQAMKWFTEQHNFVIALNNHTFGELLYFPYSYAANTPTPDEDIFVTIGAELTSQNGYNPLRDAPFAGDSDDFMYGGTTQPHNKIFSFTPEVGTAFWPASNQIDGICKGMMYLNLTAAKMTNNYAQIESIGNIFIGENTTFNANYTLKRLGVTGNGNFTVSIVPISNNITSVGSPKNYTSTQIGTNVSDNIQVNLNNSVQIGDDISYTILVDGGAITESVNITKKYGELQSIVNNDANSLVDYTQSGWSTTMATFVSANASITESPNGNYSANQNKTIELSQNIDLSDAAFANVQFYAKWDIENNWDYAQFEVSIDNGSSWIPQCGKFTNSGSTNAGQPTGEPLYDGTQTDWVLEEINLSDYLGETIKVRFQFVSDGNTEEDGFFFDDLIVNSINQDVLDVPDTIFSEFKIFPNPVKDFLKISPSSSTNFSLHLRNLIGQEVSTKTKVSGDQELDVSKLNSGLYFLTIEINGNIKTFKILKR; translated from the coding sequence TTGAAAAAAATATTCGTCACCCTGTTTTTATTGGTTTCGGCTTTTGCTATTTCTCAAACAAAACTAAAATATAGTAAAGCTAAAATCACGTACAATACTCCGGAGAATTTCCAATTACTTATGGACGCAGGAGTTCCCATGGATCACGGTCAACATAAACGTGGAATTTTTATTATTTCGGATTTCTCTTCAATAGAAATTGAAACTGCACGAAATCTTGGTTTCCAAGTAGACATTATAATAGAAGATGCGGAAGCAGATTTTATTAAAAGAAATGAAATTGCCAAAACTCAAAAAGCCATACAAAATCTAAGCTGTCCTTCTGACAATGGAACTATAACAAACTACCCTACTCCATCTAATTTTTCGTTAGGATCTATGGGTGGATATCTTACTTATCAAGAAATGTTAGATAATCTCGATGCCATGAGAGCGCAGTACCCAACATTAATTTCAGAAAGAGTAGACATCGGTACATTTGTTACGAATGGGACACCAGACAATTCTGTTTCGCCATCGATAGGAGGAAATACAATACAATGGGTGCGTATTTCTGATAACCCTGATGTAGATGAAAACGAATCAGAAATATTATACGATGCAATTCATCACGCAAGAGAACCGGCTAGTTTATCTCAGCTTATTTACTATATGTGGTATTTATTAGAGAATTACAATTCTGATCCAGATATTAAACAAATTGTCGACAATACGGAATTATATTTTGTACCTGTTTTAAACCCTGATGGATATTTATACAATCAAGTTACTAATCCTAACGGTGGTGGATTTTGGAGAAAAAACAGATTTAATGCTACAGGAACTAATGGTGGTGTAGATAACAATCGAAACTACGATCATTATCCCGATGGAACTTCTGCGACTGCAACCTGGAGCGGTCCTGGTTCATCAAACAACGTAAATAGTGAAACATATCATGGTACTAGCGCTTTTTCTGAAATAGAAAATCAAGCAATGAAATGGTTTACGGAGCAACACAATTTTGTAATCGCTCTTAACAACCATACTTTTGGCGAATTATTATATTTCCCTTATTCTTATGCTGCAAATACCCCTACGCCAGATGAAGATATTTTTGTTACGATTGGAGCGGAACTTACTTCCCAAAATGGTTATAACCCATTAAGAGATGCTCCGTTTGCGGGAGATAGCGATGACTTCATGTATGGAGGAACTACACAACCGCATAATAAAATATTTTCTTTTACTCCTGAAGTAGGCACCGCCTTCTGGCCAGCATCTAACCAAATAGATGGTATCTGTAAAGGAATGATGTACCTAAACCTTACTGCTGCGAAAATGACGAATAACTACGCACAAATAGAAAGTATAGGAAACATCTTTATTGGAGAAAATACTACTTTCAATGCAAACTATACTCTAAAAAGATTAGGAGTTACAGGAAATGGAAATTTCACAGTAAGTATTGTACCCATCTCCAACAATATTACGAGTGTTGGTAGTCCTAAAAATTATACAAGCACACAAATTGGAACCAACGTATCGGATAATATTCAAGTGAATCTAAATAATTCAGTCCAAATTGGTGATGACATTTCTTATACAATTCTAGTTGATGGAGGAGCCATCACAGAATCTGTAAATATTACTAAAAAGTATGGAGAGCTACAGAGTATTGTTAACAATGACGCTAATAGTTTAGTTGATTATACACAGTCTGGCTGGTCTACCACCATGGCTACCTTTGTATCAGCTAATGCTTCAATAACCGAATCTCCTAATGGAAACTATAGCGCTAATCAAAATAAGACAATCGAACTTTCTCAAAATATAGATCTTAGTGATGCAGCATTTGCAAATGTTCAATTTTATGCAAAATGGGATATCGAGAACAATTGGGATTATGCACAATTCGAAGTATCCATAGATAATGGAAGTTCCTGGATTCCACAATGTGGAAAATTCACAAACTCAGGTAGTACAAACGCAGGGCAACCAACAGGCGAACCTTTGTATGATGGAACCCAAACAGATTGGGTACTAGAAGAAATCAACCTTAGTGATTATCTTGGAGAAACTATTAAAGTTCGCTTTCAATTTGTTTCTGATGGTAATACCGAAGAAGATGGTTTCTTTTTTGATGATCTGATTGTGAATTCTATAAATCAAGATGTATTAGATGTTCCAGATACTATCTTCTCTGAGTTTAAAATATTCCCTAATCCTGTTAAAGATTTTCTAAAAATATCTCCTTCATCTTCTACTAATTTCAGTCTACACCTAAGAAATTTGATAGGACAAGAGGTGTCTACCAAAACTAAAGTTTCTGGAGATCAAGAACTTGATGTCTCAAAATTAAATTCTGGATTGTATTTTCTAACAATAGAAATAAATGGTAACATCAAAACTTTTAAAATTTTAAAACGATAA